A single window of Candidatus Binataceae bacterium DNA harbors:
- a CDS encoding alpha/beta hydrolase, translated as MNFMDQLDPELRVAVEKLPTDRPLDLNKIPAARAKMKKMVTAMLANFAAVEGVTSQDQFAPGSQGDPAVRVRVYRPNDQPSKLPALYWIHGGGYVMGDIEQDDRLMRQLVKRIGCVAVSVDYRLAPEHPFPAPVEDCYAGLKWLFAHADELGVESSRIAIGGASGGGGLAAGLALLARDRGAVQVAFQLLIYPMIDDRNVTPASYAITDPRMWNRESNRLGWKAYLGRDGGGADVSPYAAAARATDLTNLPPTYIPVGALDLFVDENIEYAQRLIEAGVPTELHVYPGAFHGFDLFAPSAMVSKQFKADRDNALKRALHDAAR; from the coding sequence ATGAACTTCATGGACCAATTAGACCCTGAGCTGCGCGTCGCGGTGGAGAAACTGCCGACTGATCGACCTTTGGATCTCAATAAGATTCCAGCCGCCCGGGCGAAGATGAAAAAAATGGTGACCGCGATGCTGGCGAACTTCGCCGCGGTAGAGGGTGTCACCAGCCAGGATCAATTCGCACCCGGTTCTCAAGGCGATCCTGCCGTGCGAGTCCGCGTCTATCGGCCAAATGATCAGCCGAGCAAGCTTCCCGCCCTATACTGGATTCATGGCGGCGGATACGTGATGGGAGACATCGAGCAAGACGACCGACTTATGAGGCAACTGGTCAAGAGAATCGGCTGCGTGGCGGTGTCGGTCGATTACCGATTAGCGCCGGAACATCCGTTTCCCGCACCAGTCGAGGATTGTTATGCCGGCCTAAAGTGGCTGTTTGCCCATGCCGACGAGCTTGGTGTTGAGTCATCTCGGATCGCCATTGGGGGCGCAAGCGGCGGCGGCGGCTTGGCCGCGGGATTGGCATTGCTGGCGCGCGACCGTGGCGCAGTGCAGGTCGCTTTTCAACTTCTCATCTACCCGATGATCGATGATCGTAACGTTACCCCGGCCAGTTATGCGATTACCGACCCGCGCATGTGGAATCGCGAGAGCAACCGCCTGGGCTGGAAAGCCTACCTGGGCCGCGACGGGGGTGGGGCCGACGTCTCGCCCTATGCGGCGGCGGCGCGGGCTACCGATTTGACCAATCTGCCGCCGACCTACATTCCAGTTGGCGCACTCGATCTTTTTGTGGACGAGAATATCGAGTACGCCCAGCGTCTCATCGAGGCGGGCGTGCCCACTGAGCTCCACGTTTATCCTGGGGCCTTTCATGGCTTCGATCTCTTCGCGCCGTCGGCGATGGTGTCAAAGCAATTCAAGGCCGACCGCGATAACGCGCTCAAGCGCGCGCTGCATGATGCCGCAAGATAA